The segment TTTGAACATTTCTAACTCTCCTTCTGAAATAAAATCTACTACCACTAACTATTCTATATTTTTTCGAATCAATTTGAAATAGTTAAATGAAAATTAAGTAAATATGAACAAAATAAAAGGCTTTCTTTTACTAAACGAAAGCCTTTTCATAGCGCTGCTATATAACAATGTTTTAAAAGTAAACTAAATATTTGTACTTTTCTGCACTTTTTAATAATTATTAGCACTGAACTTTACTTGTACATCACTCGCGCCTTCCATCTCTGTTCTAACAAGATAAATAATTTCATTTGCTTGCGCCTTTGATAGTTCCTCCGCCATCACTGTAACAGAAATTTTTTCGCCGTCAGCACGAACAAATGCATCAGAATAACCTAATGATTTAATGAGCATTTCAAGCATCGCTTCTGCTGATTCGCGCTTAATCAGACCATCCATTTCATTAAATGCCTCGTTTTTCTCCTCAGCAGAATATTCCTCTGATGCAATTTTTTGAGTTAATTGCTCACGAAGCTGACTTCTTTCATCACTAACTTGCATACGCATTTCTTCAAATAGATGACTTGGTGAGGATACTTCTT is part of the Lysinibacillus sp. FSL K6-0232 genome and harbors:
- a CDS encoding SpoIIIAH-like family protein, which encodes MRVRRRTVWFMTLLSLVAVISVYYLVDPAKQFNGLTIFTDDTLQQTAVTGVTDQEATNDVTQEVSSPSHLFEEMRMQVSDERSQLREQLTQKIASEEYSAEEKNEAFNEMDGLIKRESAEAMLEMLIKSLGYSDAFVRADGEKISVTVMAEELSKAQANEIIYLVRTEMEGASDVQVKFSANNY